From Lolium perenne isolate Kyuss_39 chromosome 5, Kyuss_2.0, whole genome shotgun sequence, a single genomic window includes:
- the LOC139831608 gene encoding uncharacterized protein encodes MRVFAWKVGTSTLAVCENVHRHIVSVDAMCPICGVEGEDDHHALVRCTIARALRDELRKSWDLPSEENFYHTGLLTTTSDPKGKAPMQPVQAGPERRDETAWVAPREGELKANVDAGWDPLTKKTGIAAIIRDHGGQVVVAAWNSVEGCLSPEEAEIHAGLLGLRLLISTSKGPATLESDCHRLVITCQEESLDRSTHWALYSEFKELLRVYNQISVCKVDRRNNRPAHALGQLGKAGSSGISWGSPSSCVSNLVDRDCMDIV; translated from the exons ATGAGagtttttgcgtggaaagtaggCACGTCAACACTGGCCGTTTGTGAGAATGTCCATCGCCACATTGTGTCGGTGGATGCCATGTGCCCCATATGTGGTGTTGAAGGTGAGGATGACCATCATGCTCTTGTCCGATGCACTATTGCTCGCGCCCTTCGGGATGAATTGCGGAAGAGTTGGGATCTACCTTCAGAGGAGAACTTCTACCATACTGGCC TTTTGACTACTACTTCCGATCCTAAGGGGAAGGCACCGATGCAGCCTGTTCAAGCAGGCCCGGAGCGGCGGGATGAGACCGCCTGGGTCGCGCCGAGGGAGGGTGAGCTCAAGGCTAACGTGGACGCTGGATGGGATCCGTTAACAAAGAAGACTGGTATTGCGGCTATAATCCGAGACCATGGCGGACAGGTCGTTGTGGCGGCGTGGAATTCGGTCGAGGGGTGTCTCAGCCCGGAAGAAGCCGAGATTCATGCTGGTTTACTTGGCCTCCGACTACTCATCTCTACGAGCAAAGGGCCAGCTACCTTGGAGTCCGATTGCCATCGCCTTGTCATTACTTGTCAGGAGGAGTCTCTAGACAGATCTACGCACTGGGCTCTATATAGCGAGTTCAAAGAGCTTCTGAGGGTTTATAATCAGATCTCGGTTTGTAAGGTTGATCGTAGGAACAATAGACCTGCTCATGCTTTAGGCCAACTAGGAAAAGCAGGTTCTAGTGGTATCTCTTGGGGATCACCATCGAGCTGCGTCTCGAACTTGGTTGATCGCGATTGTATGGACATTGTGTAA
- the LOC127300028 gene encoding vacuolar protein sorting-associated protein 32 homolog 1 has protein sequence MLKKLLLKTKSKKKKEAASSALPTLDRLHETLEMLEKKERFLQKKSSAEVEKAKDYTKAKNKNAAIQCLKKKKLYETQIEQLSNFQLRVHDQIIMLENAKATTDTVDALRSGSSAVKAIQQSLSIDDIENAIDDANEQTENMKQIQEALATPFGASAEFDEDELEAELEDLEDEELENELPEPPQGIPVAPSASEAKSSRPMANDFAELTKLQAEMAL, from the exons ATGCTGAAGAAATTGCTGTTGAAGACTaagagcaagaagaagaaggaggctgcCTCTTCTGCCCTCCCCACTTTGGATCGCCTGCACGAG ACCCTGGAAATGCTGGAGAAGAAAGAGCGTTTTCTTCAGAAGAAGTCTTCTGCAGAAGTAGAAAAGGCTAAGGATTATACAAAGGCAAAGAACAAGAATG CTGCAATTCAATGTTTAAAGAAAAAGAAGTTGTATGAAACACAAATTGAGCAGCTGTCAAATTTTCAATTGCGAGTCCATGATCAG ATTATAATGCTTGAGAATGCTAAGGCAACTACTGACACAGTTGATGCTTTGCGCTCTGGATCATCTGCTGTCAAAGCTATTCAACAGTCCCT GAGTATTGATGACATTGAAAATGCAATAGATGATGCGAACGAGCAAACAGAAAACATGAAACAGATACAGGAAGCACTTGCAACACCATTCGGTGCTTCAGCTGAATTCGACGAG GATGAGTTAGAGGCGGagctggaagatctcgaggatgaaGAGCTGGAAAATGAGCTGCCTGAACCGCCACAGGGGATACCCGTGGCGCCATCTGCGTCTGAGGCAAAGTCTTCCCGGCCGATGGCCAATGATTTCGCTGAACTGACCAAGCTCCAAGCAGAGATGGCCCTTTAG